In Pseudonocardia sp. C8, one genomic interval encodes:
- a CDS encoding MFS transporter produces MTQADHTVRHDHHAGSSPRRVAAGAAVGQFVEWYDYGIYGFLAVPIAATFFASQDPTTALLSTFAVFAVPFVARPFGGVLCGYLADRFGRQKVLVGVLMLISAATVLIGLLPGLATIGIAAPILLVLFRLMQGVSAGGEIVSAMSFVAEHAPLGKRAFYMCWGQTGSFLALLAGNLAGLGLTVALSEEQLLAWGWRIPFLLALPLALIGIYLRRRLDESPAFLAALKAASAEQRQPLRASLAVPAVRRAIMRCGALSLLNSSGYYALLTYMPTYLKTELGHSQGQAFAATGTAVAVLLVLIPFGAVLADRIGRRPVIIGASLAVALTAVPGFLLLRQGGLSMVLGLTMIAAAFAFYTGTIHAALAELFPTSVRVTAYSVGYNFSTAVFGGAAPFLMIYLIGLTGSSLIPAVYMVLTALGTGIAALSLGETRAAELPN; encoded by the coding sequence ATGACCCAGGCAGATCACACCGTGCGCCATGACCACCACGCCGGAAGCAGCCCACGGCGAGTGGCCGCCGGTGCCGCCGTCGGCCAGTTCGTCGAATGGTACGACTACGGGATCTACGGCTTCCTCGCCGTCCCCATCGCCGCCACGTTCTTCGCCTCGCAGGATCCGACCACGGCCCTGCTGTCGACCTTCGCCGTCTTCGCCGTTCCCTTCGTTGCGCGACCGTTCGGCGGTGTCCTCTGCGGGTACCTCGCGGACCGGTTCGGTCGGCAGAAGGTGCTCGTCGGGGTGCTGATGTTGATCTCGGCGGCCACCGTGCTCATCGGGCTGCTCCCCGGGCTGGCAACCATCGGGATCGCGGCCCCGATCCTGCTGGTGTTGTTCCGGTTGATGCAGGGCGTCTCGGCCGGTGGCGAGATCGTGAGCGCGATGTCGTTCGTCGCCGAGCACGCGCCGCTCGGGAAGCGGGCGTTCTACATGTGCTGGGGCCAGACCGGCTCGTTCCTCGCCCTGCTCGCCGGAAACCTTGCCGGCCTGGGCCTGACCGTGGCCCTCAGCGAGGAACAACTCCTGGCCTGGGGCTGGCGGATCCCGTTCCTGCTCGCCCTGCCGCTGGCGTTGATCGGTATCTATCTTCGCCGTCGTCTCGACGAGTCCCCGGCCTTCCTCGCGGCCCTGAAGGCGGCGTCGGCCGAGCAGCGCCAGCCGCTACGCGCCTCGCTCGCGGTGCCCGCCGTGCGCAGGGCGATCATGCGGTGCGGGGCTCTCTCCCTGCTGAACAGCTCCGGCTACTACGCCCTGCTGACCTACATGCCGACCTACCTCAAGACCGAGCTCGGTCATTCCCAGGGGCAGGCATTCGCAGCGACGGGGACAGCGGTCGCGGTCCTGCTCGTGCTCATCCCGTTCGGCGCCGTGCTGGCCGACCGGATCGGACGGCGACCGGTCATCATCGGCGCCTCTCTCGCCGTGGCGTTGACGGCGGTCCCGGGGTTCCTCCTGCTGCGCCAGGGGGGCTTGTCGATGGTCCTCGGGCTGACGATGATCGCCGCCGCGTTCGCCTTCTACACCGGTACGATCCACGCCGCATTGGCCGAGCTGTTCCCGACCAGCGTCCGGGTCACCGCCTATTCGGTTGGCTACAATTTCTCGACCGCTGTCTTCGGCGGCGCGGCCCCGTTCCTCATGATCTACCTCATCGGTCTCACCGGGAGCTCGCTGATCCCGGCTGTCTACATGGTCCTGACCGCACTCGGCACGGGAATTGCCGCGCTGAGCCTGGGCGAGACCCGGGCAGCCGAACTGCCCAATTAG
- a CDS encoding Glu/Leu/Phe/Val dehydrogenase — MMPDLFPSIDEWGPERIVVVSDAKTGMKGVLVIDNTARGMGKGGTRMSSTLQVGEVARLARVMTWKWAATDLLFGGAKAGILGDPAGVDRERVIRAFARKLANEVPREYVFGLDMGLTENDAALIQDELGDRGASVGAPAVLGGMPYDELGVTGHGVAEAVATILDVEGRQVAGTRVSVQGLGAVGAATARRLAGMGALIVAASTAKGALVDPDGLDIAALLKLREEYGDACVDHYDAAVQPLGTELVCDTDVLVPSATQDVIDTGLVDELKASIIVEGANLPITPDALNLLYERGVPVVPDFIANAGGTIAAAYSMDMRYSAFRPDTDAIFTTTAEKIRTNVATVAAKSAVDGLRPHNAARALAQERVRHAMEVRGGVTRS; from the coding sequence ATGATGCCCGACCTGTTCCCCTCCATCGACGAATGGGGACCCGAGCGGATCGTCGTCGTCTCGGACGCCAAGACCGGGATGAAGGGAGTCCTGGTCATCGACAACACCGCGCGCGGCATGGGCAAGGGCGGCACCCGCATGTCGTCCACCCTGCAGGTGGGAGAGGTCGCCCGGCTCGCGCGGGTGATGACCTGGAAGTGGGCCGCCACCGACCTGTTGTTCGGCGGTGCGAAGGCAGGCATTCTCGGTGACCCGGCAGGCGTAGACCGCGAACGGGTCATCCGGGCCTTTGCACGCAAGCTCGCCAACGAGGTGCCCCGCGAGTACGTGTTCGGCCTGGACATGGGGCTGACCGAGAACGACGCGGCCCTGATCCAGGACGAGCTCGGCGACCGGGGTGCCAGCGTCGGTGCCCCGGCGGTGCTCGGTGGAATGCCCTACGACGAACTCGGTGTAACCGGTCACGGCGTCGCCGAAGCGGTCGCCACGATCCTCGACGTCGAAGGCAGGCAGGTCGCGGGCACCCGGGTCAGCGTCCAGGGCCTCGGCGCGGTCGGCGCAGCCACCGCCCGACGCCTTGCCGGGATGGGCGCCCTGATCGTGGCCGCATCCACGGCCAAGGGCGCCCTGGTCGACCCGGACGGTCTCGACATCGCCGCGCTGCTGAAACTCCGCGAGGAGTACGGCGACGCCTGCGTCGACCACTATGACGCCGCCGTGCAACCGCTCGGCACCGAGCTCGTGTGCGACACCGACGTCCTCGTCCCGTCCGCGACCCAGGACGTTATCGACACCGGGCTGGTCGACGAGCTCAAGGCCTCGATCATCGTCGAGGGCGCCAACCTCCCGATCACCCCGGACGCACTGAACCTCCTGTACGAGCGCGGGGTCCCGGTGGTCCCGGACTTCATCGCCAACGCCGGGGGAACGATCGCCGCGGCCTACAGCATGGACATGCGCTACTCGGCCTTCCGCCCGGACACCGACGCCATCTTCACGACCACCGCCGAGAAGATCCGCACCAACGTGGCCACCGTCGCCGCCAAGTCGGCGGTCGACGGGCTCCGCCCGCACAACGCCGCCCGAGCGCTGGCCCAGGAACGGGTCCGCCATGCGATGGAGGTTCGGGGCGGCGTCACGCGGTCGTGA
- a CDS encoding carbon-nitrogen hydrolase family protein, translated as MKKKLTVAAVQMDVELFDVQKNLERIDAAVGRATAEASPDLIVFPELSNIGYIKGRDKHFGARYIQAAEKVPGEFTGALGELASSSGAYIIAGMAELHPTVPATLYNTAVVIGPSGKVHGVHRKAHIPGYEKHYFVPSNTNGVIETDIGTVGVGVCYDNQFAELTRTYALRGAEILVMLWNMPSFSNDGSILHHLTSVRAFENRMFAVSCNRIGENNDIRFFGHSAIANPLGETIAAATTEDTIIHGELDQAALVEERAQMTIFRDRRPDLYSELVNPL; from the coding sequence ATGAAGAAGAAGCTCACCGTCGCCGCCGTGCAGATGGACGTCGAGCTCTTCGACGTCCAGAAGAATCTGGAACGGATCGACGCAGCGGTCGGACGGGCCACGGCCGAGGCGAGCCCCGACCTGATCGTGTTTCCCGAGCTGTCCAACATCGGCTACATCAAGGGGCGAGACAAGCACTTCGGCGCGAGGTACATCCAAGCAGCCGAGAAGGTCCCAGGAGAGTTCACCGGGGCGCTCGGTGAACTCGCGAGCTCCAGCGGTGCCTACATCATCGCAGGTATGGCTGAGCTTCATCCCACCGTGCCGGCGACGCTCTACAACACCGCCGTGGTCATCGGCCCGTCGGGCAAGGTCCACGGGGTGCACCGCAAGGCGCACATCCCCGGTTACGAGAAGCACTACTTCGTTCCGTCCAACACCAACGGCGTCATCGAGACCGACATCGGCACCGTGGGCGTCGGTGTCTGCTACGACAACCAGTTCGCCGAGCTCACGCGGACCTACGCCCTGAGGGGCGCTGAGATCCTGGTGATGCTGTGGAACATGCCGAGCTTCTCCAACGACGGCAGCATCCTGCATCACCTGACGTCGGTGCGCGCATTCGAGAATCGCATGTTCGCGGTCTCTTGCAACCGGATCGGCGAGAACAACGACATCCGCTTCTTCGGGCACAGCGCCATCGCGAACCCGCTCGGCGAGACCATCGCCGCGGCCACGACGGAGGACACCATCATCCATGGCGAACTCGACCAGGCGGCCCTGGTCGAGGAGCGCGCGCAGATGACCATTTTCCGCGACCGACGGCCGGACCTCTACTCCGAGCTCGTCAACCCGCTCTGA
- a CDS encoding amidohydrolase family protein, translated as MPVDRLVHAGQVFDGEQLGAGEAAVALDGHTIAEVGAAHEVLQRWPGIPVDHYPGATLSPGLIDSHVHLTMPGDGTAYEPAVNRAAEARFAQAAANLRAHAAGGVTTVRDLGSHPDFLSWLPAEPADLPRLIRYGMPVTGVGGHMHLFGGDAADAEQAAAIARRNIALGAEGIKIAATGGGTEGTIPHHETLTEDQIRAAVSVAHEHGLLATTHALSNESIRRAIVSGSDGIEHIAFLGPDGSAAFDEKLVALAVEHGTTFGSTLGCNFHYVELAEQGEVSDHEVDEQRERTDYYVHNAGRLRALGGRIAPASDAGWKHTAFGDFSTELGLLSLSGYSATEILTLATSGNATYLRIDHEVGYIRPGHRADLALFDGDPTEDIRATRNVLATYRDGRRIA; from the coding sequence GTGCCCGTCGACCGACTCGTCCACGCAGGCCAGGTCTTCGATGGAGAACAGCTCGGCGCAGGTGAGGCGGCAGTGGCGCTCGATGGCCACACCATCGCCGAGGTCGGCGCCGCCCACGAAGTGCTCCAGCGGTGGCCCGGCATCCCCGTCGACCACTATCCGGGAGCGACCCTCAGCCCCGGCTTGATCGACAGCCATGTGCACCTGACGATGCCGGGCGACGGGACCGCGTACGAACCGGCGGTGAACCGTGCTGCCGAAGCCAGATTCGCCCAGGCCGCGGCGAATCTGCGCGCACACGCCGCCGGCGGTGTGACCACCGTGCGCGACCTCGGCTCGCATCCCGACTTCCTCAGCTGGCTTCCGGCCGAGCCCGCCGATCTGCCACGGCTGATCCGCTACGGCATGCCGGTCACGGGGGTCGGTGGCCACATGCATCTCTTCGGTGGCGACGCCGCCGATGCCGAGCAGGCGGCCGCCATCGCCCGCCGCAACATCGCGCTAGGAGCCGAAGGCATCAAGATCGCGGCGACAGGTGGTGGCACCGAAGGCACGATCCCCCACCACGAGACACTGACGGAGGACCAGATCCGCGCCGCGGTGTCGGTCGCACACGAGCACGGACTGCTCGCTACGACCCACGCCCTGTCCAACGAGTCGATTCGCCGGGCGATCGTGTCCGGCAGTGACGGGATCGAGCACATCGCCTTCCTCGGCCCCGACGGCTCGGCAGCTTTCGACGAGAAGCTCGTCGCGCTCGCCGTCGAGCACGGGACCACCTTCGGGTCGACCCTGGGCTGCAACTTCCACTATGTCGAGCTCGCCGAGCAGGGCGAGGTCTCCGACCATGAGGTCGACGAACAGCGCGAACGAACCGACTACTACGTGCACAACGCCGGCCGTTTGAGGGCCCTCGGCGGCCGCATCGCTCCGGCCAGCGATGCCGGCTGGAAGCACACCGCCTTCGGTGACTTCTCGACCGAACTGGGGCTGCTCTCGCTCTCCGGCTACTCCGCGACCGAGATCCTCACTCTCGCCACGAGCGGGAACGCCACGTACCTGCGTATCGACCACGAAGTCGGGTACATCCGCCCAGGCCACCGCGCGGACCTCGCGCTCTTCGACGGCGATCCGACCGAGGACATCCGGGCGACCCGGAACGTCCTGGCGACATACCGGGACGGTCGACGAATCGCCTGA
- a CDS encoding allophanate hydrolase subunit 1, with amino-acid sequence MSGTVETVRKVGERGLLIELAAGIDSHRVAAWVRRHEVRAQLTEVVPAARTVFVLGDPDAVRQVAEGVESATIPEAESRASKTVIVPVRYDGPDLSDVAELTGLSEREVIEAHTGTEFTVSFFGFAPGQAFFAPLPDRVRVPRRTSPRTRVPSGSVAIANEFTIIYPLDSPGGWNLIGTRMGPSLWDVRAEPPNAVAVGDRVVFEQVR; translated from the coding sequence ATGAGTGGAACCGTTGAGACCGTCCGCAAGGTCGGTGAGCGTGGCCTGCTCATCGAGTTGGCAGCCGGCATCGATTCCCATCGAGTTGCTGCGTGGGTACGACGACACGAGGTCCGGGCGCAGCTGACCGAGGTGGTTCCCGCCGCACGGACGGTGTTCGTGCTGGGCGACCCCGACGCAGTGCGGCAAGTGGCGGAGGGCGTCGAGTCGGCGACCATTCCCGAAGCGGAGAGCCGCGCGTCCAAGACGGTGATCGTTCCGGTCCGCTACGACGGTCCCGACCTGTCCGACGTCGCTGAACTCACGGGACTGTCGGAAAGGGAGGTGATCGAAGCGCACACCGGTACGGAGTTCACCGTGTCGTTCTTCGGGTTCGCTCCCGGTCAGGCGTTCTTCGCCCCACTACCCGACCGGGTGCGGGTTCCTCGCCGGACCAGCCCGCGCACGCGTGTCCCGTCGGGCAGCGTGGCCATCGCGAACGAGTTCACGATCATCTATCCGCTCGACTCACCGGGAGGATGGAACTTGATCGGAACACGGATGGGTCCGTCGCTGTGGGACGTCCGTGCGGAGCCCCCGAACGCCGTCGCGGTCGGGGATCGAGTGGTGTTCGAGCAGGTCCGATGA
- a CDS encoding biotin-dependent carboxyltransferase family protein: MIEIVRTGPQATVQDAGRVGHGHLGVPRAGAMDLRALEQANRLVGNPPGTAAIEILLGGVAIRFHADVSFALTGAPLVATLHGRPVHRNAWTYARRGEELVVCGRPLFGLYSYLAVAGGIAVEPVLSSRSTDSLSGLGPPALAAGDVLPIGSERGVPSEPGDVLLETASPDTVLDVRFQWGPRSDWFTGAARARLASTRWTISNEVNRIAARLTGPALEYARTDQLPTEGVHPGSVQVPPSGLPLLFLANHPPTGGYPVIAVVCERDLPRIAQAPPGTILSMRPVRCRHTTTVSG, from the coding sequence ATGATCGAGATCGTGCGTACCGGTCCTCAGGCGACGGTGCAGGACGCCGGACGGGTCGGACACGGCCACCTCGGTGTACCGCGCGCCGGCGCGATGGACCTCCGCGCTCTCGAGCAGGCGAACCGCCTGGTGGGCAATCCTCCGGGCACCGCCGCGATCGAGATCCTCCTGGGCGGCGTGGCGATCCGGTTCCACGCCGACGTGTCTTTCGCGCTGACCGGAGCCCCGCTCGTCGCGACCTTGCACGGCCGACCCGTCCACCGGAACGCATGGACCTACGCCCGTCGCGGCGAGGAACTGGTCGTGTGCGGGCGCCCGCTGTTCGGGCTGTACAGCTATCTCGCCGTGGCCGGCGGGATAGCCGTCGAACCGGTCCTGAGCAGCAGATCGACGGACTCGCTGTCCGGGCTGGGGCCGCCTGCCCTGGCGGCCGGGGACGTTCTGCCGATCGGCTCGGAGCGCGGTGTCCCCTCAGAGCCGGGGGACGTGTTGCTCGAGACCGCGTCTCCGGACACCGTGCTGGATGTGCGATTCCAGTGGGGCCCGCGCAGCGACTGGTTCACCGGCGCGGCTCGGGCGCGGCTCGCCTCGACGCGTTGGACGATCAGCAACGAGGTCAACCGCATCGCGGCACGTCTGACCGGACCCGCGCTCGAGTACGCCCGTACCGATCAGTTGCCGACCGAGGGAGTCCATCCGGGTTCTGTGCAGGTGCCGCCCTCCGGGCTGCCGCTGCTCTTCCTCGCCAACCACCCCCCGACCGGCGGCTACCCGGTGATCGCAGTGGTCTGCGAACGGGACCTGCCCCGGATCGCCCAGGCGCCGCCGGGAACTATCTTGTCGATGCGGCCTGTTCGGTGCAGGCACACGACCACGGTGTCCGGCTGA
- a CDS encoding MurR/RpiR family transcriptional regulator, translated as MPERIRVRFDLLSSSQRKIARYCLSRPGDAGTLTALRIAEQLGVSESTVVRFAIKLGYDGFPSMQEAIRSEDHSATMHDDQDVPADPVQGTTSRSLRNDLDVLGQSIAELDLRAVGHAVRALSEADRILVCGFRTSFSLAHLAHFHLRKVHRDTRLLDDLGGTLVDDLELVRGGDAVWAFTFPVYDERTIQVVNHAESVGASSVVVTDSALAPLPIGPSIHPLMVRHDSVSFFNTTVAAVALVNAVVSELTEIRTRNDPMFARQLSRKFHTKGQLRAATRSE; from the coding sequence TTGCCCGAGCGGATCCGCGTCCGTTTCGACCTGCTGAGCAGCAGCCAGCGCAAGATCGCGCGGTACTGCCTGTCGCGCCCCGGCGACGCCGGCACGCTGACCGCCCTGCGCATCGCCGAGCAGCTGGGAGTCAGCGAGTCCACGGTCGTCCGGTTCGCGATCAAACTCGGCTACGACGGGTTCCCGTCGATGCAGGAGGCCATTCGCTCCGAGGACCACTCTGCCACGATGCACGACGACCAGGACGTCCCTGCCGATCCTGTGCAAGGGACCACGTCGCGCTCGCTACGCAACGATCTCGACGTGCTCGGTCAGTCCATCGCCGAGCTCGACCTGCGCGCGGTCGGTCACGCGGTGCGAGCGCTGTCGGAGGCGGACCGCATACTCGTGTGCGGCTTCCGCACGTCGTTCAGCCTGGCGCACCTGGCGCACTTCCATCTGCGCAAGGTCCACCGCGACACCAGGCTGCTCGACGACCTGGGCGGGACTCTGGTCGACGACCTGGAGCTCGTCCGGGGCGGCGACGCGGTGTGGGCCTTCACCTTCCCTGTCTATGACGAACGGACCATCCAGGTCGTCAATCACGCGGAGTCGGTCGGAGCGTCCAGCGTCGTCGTCACCGACAGTGCGTTGGCACCGCTGCCGATCGGGCCGAGCATCCATCCGCTGATGGTCCGGCACGACAGCGTGAGTTTCTTCAACACCACAGTCGCTGCAGTCGCTCTGGTGAACGCCGTGGTCTCGGAGCTGACGGAGATCAGGACAAGGAACGACCCGATGTTCGCACGTCAGCTGTCCCGCAAGTTTCACACGAAGGGCCAGCTGCGCGCCGCGACCCGTTCCGAATGA
- a CDS encoding SDR family NAD(P)-dependent oxidoreductase, which produces MTRDAGSPRSRGVLVTGAARGIGRAIATAFAGNGDRVALHYASRDVDAESTRAGLRGDGHTLIRADLSDSGQVAHLVDTAEHDLGGIDVVVNNAAIMLPSSIDDCSYDDWQQAWQQTFAVNVFAAANVSYCAARHMIAGQRAGRIVNVSSRGAFRGEPHHPAYGASKAALNALGQSLALALGKHGISVTTVAPGFVETERVAGRLDGPEGKGIRDQSPLGRVAQPAEIASAVLYLASPHAEWTTGAILDVNGASHLRT; this is translated from the coding sequence ATGACCCGAGACGCGGGCTCTCCCCGTTCCCGAGGAGTCCTGGTCACCGGTGCCGCCCGCGGCATCGGACGCGCAATCGCCACCGCGTTCGCCGGCAACGGCGATCGGGTCGCACTTCATTACGCGAGCCGCGACGTCGACGCGGAGAGCACCCGCGCCGGTCTCCGCGGCGACGGCCACACCCTGATCCGCGCGGACCTGTCGGATTCCGGACAGGTCGCACATCTCGTCGACACCGCAGAACACGACCTCGGCGGAATTGACGTGGTGGTCAACAACGCGGCGATCATGCTTCCCAGCTCGATCGACGACTGCTCCTACGACGACTGGCAGCAGGCCTGGCAACAGACCTTCGCCGTCAACGTGTTCGCCGCGGCGAACGTCAGCTACTGCGCCGCCCGGCACATGATCGCCGGTCAGAGGGCAGGACGCATCGTCAACGTCAGCTCGCGCGGTGCCTTTCGCGGTGAGCCCCACCACCCGGCGTACGGAGCCAGCAAGGCTGCTCTCAACGCCCTGGGGCAGTCGCTCGCGCTGGCCCTCGGCAAGCACGGCATCTCGGTCACCACGGTCGCCCCCGGCTTCGTCGAGACCGAGCGCGTTGCCGGTCGCCTCGACGGTCCCGAAGGCAAGGGAATCCGGGACCAGAGCCCGCTGGGACGCGTCGCACAACCGGCCGAGATCGCCTCCGCCGTGCTGTACCTGGCCTCGCCGCACGCCGAATGGACGACCGGCGCAATCCTCGACGTCAACGGCGCCAGCCACCTCCGAACCTGA
- a CDS encoding RidA family protein — MSTTDQHPPPGTADQPRAHGDYSVARLGGGLVFTAGMTPRRGATMDGVGVVGADIDVDDAARLAAHAAHRAIGAARAVAQDAGLTVDQSVSLTVYVRAIPEFTSHSAVADGASAVLSQMLHSHVPARATVGVSSLPEGAPVEVTAVFTTAPATAALNGERGR; from the coding sequence ATGAGCACGACCGACCAGCACCCTCCGCCGGGCACCGCGGACCAGCCGCGAGCACATGGTGACTACTCCGTGGCCCGGCTGGGTGGAGGATTGGTGTTCACCGCCGGGATGACGCCACGACGAGGAGCCACCATGGACGGTGTCGGTGTCGTCGGCGCCGACATCGACGTCGACGACGCTGCCCGTCTCGCCGCGCACGCAGCCCATCGAGCGATCGGCGCAGCTCGAGCCGTCGCACAGGATGCCGGGCTCACGGTCGACCAATCAGTTTCGCTGACCGTCTATGTCAGAGCGATCCCGGAGTTCACCTCACACAGCGCCGTCGCCGACGGAGCGAGCGCGGTCCTCTCGCAGATGCTGCACTCGCACGTACCCGCGCGCGCCACCGTCGGTGTGAGCAGCCTGCCGGAAGGCGCACCGGTGGAGGTCACCGCCGTGTTCACGACCGCGCCCGCCACCGCTGCGCTGAACGGAGAGCGAGGCCGATGA
- a CDS encoding glutamate racemase: MATIGVFDAGIGGLPLASILRHRAPQHSLVYLGDAARRPYGPRPAAEVTQYVAEAEQFFADAGCDVWAVACNTASVVLEDQPARLIPRVDMLMANRAAADTAPAGTIGVLATAGTVASGAVGRAISDRDVRELATEDLLRLAEIDGGDDPRRLQTLVDEAVAILRGWHCTSILLACTDFTCVLDLITAASDGIAVIDPLGAAADLVLDTAARVAAHAGPGRGDRLYLTGPHEVDIRQLARDTYGLDLPPVDYATLPTVGAV; encoded by the coding sequence ATGGCGACCATCGGCGTGTTCGACGCGGGGATCGGGGGACTCCCACTCGCCTCGATCCTGCGTCACAGGGCACCCCAGCACTCGTTGGTCTACCTCGGAGACGCCGCCCGGCGACCATACGGGCCGAGACCGGCCGCAGAGGTCACCCAGTACGTCGCCGAGGCCGAGCAGTTCTTCGCCGACGCCGGCTGCGACGTCTGGGCGGTCGCGTGCAACACCGCGAGCGTCGTCCTCGAAGACCAGCCCGCTCGTCTCATTCCACGGGTCGACATGCTCATGGCCAACAGAGCCGCCGCCGACACTGCGCCGGCCGGGACGATCGGGGTGTTGGCCACCGCCGGCACGGTCGCCAGCGGTGCGGTCGGTCGCGCGATCTCGGACCGCGACGTACGCGAGCTGGCCACCGAGGACCTGCTGCGCCTCGCCGAGATCGACGGCGGGGACGACCCGCGGCGGCTCCAGACCCTGGTGGACGAGGCCGTCGCGATCCTACGCGGCTGGCACTGCACATCGATACTGCTGGCCTGCACCGACTTCACCTGCGTGCTGGACCTCATCACGGCTGCGTCGGACGGCATCGCCGTCATCGACCCCCTTGGCGCCGCTGCCGACCTCGTCCTGGACACCGCGGCGCGCGTCGCCGCCCACGCCGGCCCGGGCCGCGGAGACCGGTTGTACCTCACCGGCCCGCACGAGGTCGACATCCGCCAGTTGGCCCGCGACACCTACGGCCTGGATCTACCGCCGGTGGACTACGCGACGCTCCCGACCGTCGGTGCCGTCTGA